From a single Stigmatopora argus isolate UIUO_Sarg chromosome 4, RoL_Sarg_1.0, whole genome shotgun sequence genomic region:
- the nbn gene encoding nibrin: MWILNPVDQKGETHYLLPAKEYVVGRKNCEILLPSDQSISRAHASFIVTDQTLTLRDTSKYGTVVNGQPLAADIPVTLKSGDSITFGVFQSKFSVNHLNPVVCSSCLDTDGKAAISEALQLFGGKLVSSWTKDCTHLVMPSVKVTIKTISALLCCRPIVKPEFFSELRKATHQKLTHPKAERFIPDIDEPYLNNEQVNLEPDHARKQLFSGTTFIFLTSKQFKRLSAAVSFGGGTSQLLVEGNLPRDLLESPRSCVVDFSGVNSQPLLPASTTGWHDSVRDIIHRKGLRVITESEIGLATIYTSCVMYCNPSSIIDTATVTTPRIPSSSLSQQPAVYETVLPAASQNITAYAINTETSEIRQRCEVSGITAVGETPEKKMNDTTHPSTSKATTAKISAQYTASNLPIRSFSTTGNAVSIRKKSAAKVTGQELNKRTLEPLAKCGRGTTTLEPKKSPRKKVPPQVSPQKQTAMTSFFKPVNKKRPLDEEFSAVISEPKRPVHESNIVQVPVIPATSEDSTSCSDKAPVAPSQTSLDFENDLFGASSNRSRKRKEIEEEMDMVELESIMSQQMDCIDESFSIGESTQARNNRTRQIEKTAIAASKKQRVDHEDNDADSRGSPMRLEEELVPHQRYQAEQEVVPRTIVRRRPSAEAMSSQVSTDNTNHHVQAHQESSTQKLGHVLLHEEAPNVHLMKPIDFKTETQPTKLDENLPKQLILMEFRSLTVNVLPKTKQQQVQSNGFVKNFKRFRKMRVPAGREGIIGGSDLLAHNRGRNSEIEEWLKDTEEDERQSRLEESQGDDLFRYNPTKVSKRR, encoded by the exons ACACTGACCCTCAGGGATACTTCCAAGTACGGCACCGTCGTCAATGGCCAACCCCTGGCAGCGGACATCCCTGTCACCCTGAAATCAGGGGACAGCATTACTTTTGGAGTTTTTCAATCCAAATTCAG TGTGAATCATTTGAACCCGGTGGTGTGTTCTTCCTGTTTGGACACTGATGGAAAAGCTGCAATTTCTGAGGCTCTGCAACTATTTGGGGGAAAGCTGGTCAGCAGTTGGACTAAGGACTGCACCCACCTAGTCATGCCTTCTGTTAAAGTGACCATCAAG ACTATTTCTGCTCTACTCTGCTGCCGTCCGATCGTGAAACCAGAGTTCTTCTCAGAGCTGAGAAAAGCCACTCACCAGAAGCTAACCCATCCAAAAGCGGAAAG ATTCATCCCTGACATCGATGAGCCCTACTTAAATAATGAGCAAGTGAACTTGGAACCAGATCACGCACGCAAACAGCTTTTTTCTGGAACGACCTTCATTTTTCTCACCAGCAAGCAg TTCAAGCGTCTGAGTGCAGCAGTGAGTTTTGGCGGTGGTACCAGCCAACTTCTAGTGGAAGGCAACCTACCTCGTGACCTCTTGGAGTCCCCGCGTAGCTGTGTAGTAGATTTTTCTGGCGTGAACTCACAACCTCTCCTTCCAGCTTCGACCACAGGGTGGCATGATTCTGTAAGGGACATCATTCATAG GAAAGGCCTTCGAGTCATTACAGAGTCTGAAATTGGATTGGCTACCATCTACACCTCATGTGTAATGTACTGCAACCCATCCAGTATTATAGACACAG CGACTGTGACGACGCCAAGAATTCCGAGCTCGTCACTCTCCCAACAGCCAGCAGTGTATGAGACCGTTTTACCTGCAGCATCGCAGAACATCACAGCGTACGCTATCAACACAGAGACTTCAGAAAT TCGACAGCGGTGTGAGGTGAGTGGGATTACAGCAGTGGGAGAGACCCCAGAGAAAAAGATGAATGACACCACTCATCCCAGCACCTCAAAAGCCACAACTGCAAAGATAAGCGCTCAATACACCGCGTCCAACTTGCCTATCAGGTCATTCAGCACTACCGGGAATGCAGTTTCCATCAGGAAGAAATCTGCGGCCAAAGTGACAG GCCAGGAACTTAACAAAAGAACATTGGAACCTTTGGCAAAGTGTGGTCGTGGTACGACGACATTGGAACCAAAGAAATCTCCTCGTAAAAAAGTCCCTCCACAAGTTTCCCCACAGAAACAGACTGCGATGACTAGCTTTTTCAAACCGGTCAACAAGAAGAG GCCTTTAGACGAAGAGTTCTCAGCGGTCATCTCGGAGCCAAAACGCCCTGTGCATGAATCTAACATCGTTCAGGTGCCAGTTATCCCCGCGACCTCAGAAGATTCCACCTCATGTTCAGACAAAGCCCCCGTAGCCCCTTCGCAGACATCATTGGACTTCGAAAATGATCTTTTCGGGGCCTCGTCCAACCGGAGTCGAAAGAGGAAGGAGATAGAAGAAGAAATGGATATGGTTGAATTGGAGTCTATCATGTCTCAGCAAATGGACTGCATAGACGAGTCGTTCTCCATTGGCGAATCTACACAAGCCCGAAACAACCGTACTCGACAGATAGAAAAAACAGCAATAGCTGCAAGTAAGAAGCAGAGAGTAGACCATGAAGATAATGACGCAGACAGTCGAGGGTCACCAATGCGACTGGAAGAGGAGTTGGTTCCACATCAGCGCTACCAAGCTGAGCAGGAAGTGGTCCCCAGAACGATAGTTCGACGTCGGCCATCAGCAGAGGCAATGAGTAGCCAAGTTTCAACTGACAACACAAATCATCATGTTCAAGCCCACCAAGAGTCTTCCACTCAG AAATTAGGACATGTTCTCCTTCATGAGGAAGCGCCTAATGTTCATCTGATGAAACCTATTGACTTCAAAACAGAGACCCAA CCAACAAAACTGGATGAAAACCTCCCTAAACAGTTGATTTTGATGGAGTTTAGATCTCTGACGGTTAACGTGCTCCCCAAAACCAAACAGCAGCAGGTGCAGAGCAACGGCTTTGTGAAGAACTTCAAGCGTTTTCGTAAG ATGCGAGTGCCCGCCGGGAGAGAGGGCATCATCGGGGGGTCTGACCTGCTGGCTCACAACCGTGGCAGGAACTCCGAAATTGAAGAATGGCTTAAAGATACAGAGGAG gatgagAGGCAGAGCAGACTGGAGGAGAGTCAAGGAGATGACCTCTTCag